Proteins encoded in a region of the Chryseobacterium piperi genome:
- a CDS encoding ASCH domain-containing protein, with protein sequence MTQITEYWTQFVNTVKDDSLSNLELSGSFHFGGIEDATSIAALVVDGVKTATGSLLWVFEAENNSVPSVGEYNIITDSENKPVCVIQTISLSVVPFDEVDAQFAFDCGEGDRTLESWREMYWEYIESECQRIEKTPDMKTPLVCEYFKVVYKKPLDKK encoded by the coding sequence ATGACTCAGATAACAGAATATTGGACCCAATTTGTCAATACGGTAAAAGATGATTCTCTATCGAACCTGGAGCTGTCGGGCTCGTTCCATTTTGGTGGAATAGAGGATGCTACTTCTATTGCAGCTTTGGTTGTTGATGGAGTGAAAACGGCGACCGGATCACTGCTGTGGGTATTTGAAGCAGAAAATAATTCTGTGCCTTCCGTAGGAGAATATAATATTATCACAGATTCAGAAAATAAGCCGGTTTGCGTGATTCAAACCATATCGCTATCTGTTGTTCCCTTTGATGAAGTGGATGCTCAGTTTGCATTTGATTGTGGAGAAGGAGATCGTACGTTAGAGAGCTGGCGGGAAATGTATTGGGAGTATATCGAGTCAGAATGTCAACGTATTGAAAAAACACCCGATATGAAGACACCATTGGTTTGTGAATATTTTAAGGTAGTGTATAAAAAGCCTTTAGATAAAAAGTAA